From Pseudonocardia autotrophica, one genomic window encodes:
- the ilvD gene encoding dihydroxy-acid dehydratase, with the protein MDPRHRSRIVTDGVTRTPARAMLRAVGFDDEDFTRPQIGVAAAANDLTPCNTGLDRLAGAAADGVREAGGVAMRFSTIAISDGIAMGHRGMRASLPSRDLIADSVECVMEAEQLDAMVTIAGCDKSLPGMLMAAARLNVPTVFVYGGSSLPGSWRGQPVTIQDVFEAVGAQASGLLSTDDLDDLERAACPGAGSCAGMYTANTIAAEAEALGIALPGSASAPAVDPTRAGIAHDSGTAVIAALRAGIRPRDILTREAFENAITVVMALGGSTNAALHLPAIAHEAGVRLTLDDFDRISRRTPHIADLRPGGRHVMVDLHQVGGVPAVLAVLLDAGLLHRDCLTVTGATLAENLAELAAPKPDGTVLRTPDDPLRPDGGLAILRGALAPSGAVVKMAGLSVDRFQGTARVFDNEDAAMSYVAGGRLTAGEVIVIRYEGPRGGPGMPEMLAVTAAVRGTGLGDQVALVTDGRFSGATTGLCVGHVAPEAAAGGPLALVADGDPIMIDIPARTIDLDVNPAELERRRHRWHPPPAPTGNGFLAKYSRLVGCASQGALVGATPR; encoded by the coding sequence ATGGACCCGCGTCACCGTAGCCGAATCGTCACCGACGGCGTCACCCGAACACCGGCTCGGGCAATGCTGCGGGCAGTCGGCTTCGACGACGAGGACTTCACCCGGCCGCAGATCGGCGTGGCCGCGGCCGCCAACGACCTCACACCCTGCAACACCGGCCTCGACCGCCTGGCAGGCGCGGCGGCCGACGGGGTCAGAGAGGCCGGCGGGGTGGCGATGCGGTTCTCGACCATCGCCATCTCCGATGGGATCGCCATGGGGCACCGCGGCATGCGCGCGTCACTTCCCAGCCGGGACCTCATCGCAGATTCGGTCGAGTGCGTCATGGAGGCCGAACAGCTCGACGCGATGGTCACCATCGCCGGCTGCGACAAGAGCCTTCCCGGGATGCTCATGGCCGCCGCACGCCTCAACGTACCCACGGTGTTCGTGTACGGCGGTTCCTCCCTCCCCGGTAGCTGGCGGGGTCAGCCGGTGACGATCCAGGACGTTTTCGAGGCCGTCGGCGCGCAGGCAAGCGGCCTGCTCAGCACCGACGACCTGGACGATCTGGAACGCGCCGCGTGCCCGGGAGCCGGGTCGTGCGCCGGCATGTACACCGCCAACACGATCGCCGCCGAAGCCGAAGCCCTTGGTATCGCACTGCCCGGTTCGGCATCCGCACCCGCTGTCGACCCCACCCGCGCAGGCATCGCCCACGACAGCGGCACAGCCGTCATCGCCGCCCTGCGCGCCGGGATCCGCCCACGCGACATCCTCACCCGCGAAGCGTTCGAGAACGCCATCACCGTGGTCATGGCCCTGGGTGGGTCGACCAACGCCGCGCTGCACCTGCCCGCCATCGCCCACGAAGCCGGCGTCCGCCTCACCCTCGACGACTTCGACCGGATCAGCCGACGCACCCCCCACATCGCTGATCTCCGTCCCGGTGGGCGCCACGTCATGGTCGACCTGCACCAGGTCGGTGGCGTGCCCGCAGTGCTCGCCGTGCTGCTGGACGCCGGGCTGCTCCACAGAGACTGCCTGACCGTCACCGGAGCCACCCTGGCCGAGAACCTCGCCGAACTCGCAGCCCCGAAACCCGACGGTACGGTCCTCCGAACGCCAGACGACCCGCTCCGCCCCGACGGCGGCCTGGCCATCCTCCGCGGGGCACTCGCCCCCAGCGGCGCGGTGGTCAAGATGGCCGGCCTGAGCGTCGACCGCTTCCAGGGCACGGCCCGGGTCTTCGACAACGAAGACGCCGCCATGAGCTACGTCGCAGGCGGCCGCCTCACCGCAGGCGAGGTGATCGTGATCCGGTACGAAGGCCCACGCGGCGGGCCGGGAATGCCGGAGATGCTCGCCGTCACCGCCGCTGTCCGCGGCACCGGCCTGGGTGACCAGGTGGCGCTGGTCACTGACGGCCGCTTCTCCGGCGCCACCACCGGCCTCTGCGTCGGCCACGTCGCCCCCGAGGCCGCTGCCGGCGGGCCGCTGGCGCTGGTCGCCGACGGCGACCCGATCATGATCGACATCCCAGCACGCACCATCGATCTCGACGTCAACCCTGCCGAACTCGAACGACGCCGTCACCGCTGGCACCCACCCCCTGCCCCGACCGGCAACGGCTTCCTAGCCAAGTACAGCCGCCTCGTCGGCTGCGCCTCGCAGGGGGCGCTCGTCGGCGCCACCCCACGATGA